In the Ptychodera flava strain L36383 chromosome 23 unlocalized genomic scaffold, AS_Pfla_20210202 Scaffold_23__1_contigs__length_28996876_pilon, whole genome shotgun sequence genome, TTTAAAGGCGCCAGTGTATGACATGAAAAACAACTCAGCAAAAGCTGATAGCTATGATGGAACAACGGATTTTGTCAATTACAAATTACACTTCGAAATATGTGCGCGGGTAGGCCTAAATGGTTGGAATTCTGAGCAGAAATTTAACATTCTGAGGTCGGGCTTTAGAGTTTGCAGCACATTGTATTAAAGAAGTGAATGATTACAGTGAGTTATGTGATTTGTTACTGAAACTGTTTTCAACATGTGGTTTAGAGGACGAGTTCCGCCTCCAAGCTAAGACAATTGTCAGAAGGAAGGATCAGTCTCTGAAAGATTTGGCACATGAAATACGGCAAATTATAATTAAAGCATATCCCAGTGCATCAGGCGATTGTCTTGAACGGTTGTGCATTGATCACTTGTTTCAGGCTGTCGGCGATGATTCtctgcaaagaaaaataaatgaagCGGGGAGGTTGAAAGGTGCGACATTGGACTCCGTTGTGCACGAAGCCCAGTGTGAAGAGAGTTATCAGAATTTCGAAAGGCAAAAACACGTCCGTCTGCGGTCAGGTCAGGTGATGTGTTACATTGCGATGAAGGCAAGGTCAATGATACAGGCTTACAGGGACTGCTATTGCATGTGTTGGATAGATTAGAGCGCGTAGAGACTGCAATTCAATCGAGCAgtagaaataatgcaaaatttcgAGATCCAAATAAGAAAACTGTATGTTGGTGTTGCGGTAAGGAAGGGCATCGTAAGCAGAATTGCCCTCAACGCCAGCAGGAGCAAACTGAAGTGAAAAATAAGCCGTTAAACGACCAAGGATTGCGGGAACCGGCCGTCCCTCAATCCGATTAGAACAGTCAGCAAGAGACCAAGCTGATAATGTAACGACACAAACTAACAAGAAAACTAATTGTAAAACACATAGGAGGAAAAATAAGCGAggtaaaaatcacacaaaagcgcaagaacaaaacactgacaataatgCGGAAATCAAAACTACAGAAAATCATGAGGTCACAGGTCAAGGTCATCAGATTACGATTGAGGAAAATTTGTTGAGTCCACGTCCGGGATTGATTCAAATGCTTTTGATTGATGTAACTATACAGAATGTCACCCAAAAATGCTTAATCGACACGGGATGTACAAATACAATAGTTGCTAAGGAATTTTTCTGGAATATTGCAATGAACTTGAATTctactgtgaaacctgtcaggtaCCTGTCTGTGTAAACTGTACTATTGTCAAACACCGCataccagaacatgtacacagagacttgaaagatgcagcagatgagtatcttacagaattgaaagccatggttgacaaactgaaagtgaaagaacaggaagctgaaaagaacaaaaccctGGCTAAGCAGATACACTTTGATCTTACAGAGCGGTACAGCAGAGAAGAAAGGATGGTGAgaatgaaagcagaagaaatcatcaagaaaacaaagagaGAGGAGCAGAGACTGATAGATGAACTCAATCATATCTATACAGAGAAGATTACAAAAGCAGCTACAGACATCGATGACTTGGAACTAAAGCATGCCAATATCAAGACTGCATGCACCTACTTGGAAACACTGATGCACCACGGGAATTCTGCCCACCTGTTCTCAACCAGAGCTAATGCATTACCTCGCATTCAGCAACTTCTTGGCGTGTTTATTAAACCGTGTGTACAAAATGTAGATCTGTTTGAAGCAAATGAAAAGCTCAATGAAATCGGAATGCTTGGATCATTAAGGTCGGATGGAGGCACCTCAACCTGTACAGATGAAAACATTCCAAATCAACAGGTGAAAGGTAACTCTGCAGACCTACTGATCACAACAAGAGATTCATcaggaaaacaagtcatcccaAAACAACAAGTAAAAGCCAAGGTAAGAAAACCATGTGGAGCTTTAGAAGAGCTTTCCGTCTCCGATAATGAAGATGGAACTTACACAGTTACACTATGTCGTCAAGTCGATGATGTACATGAGGTAACCGTCACAATAGGAAACCACCCACCACAAGAAAGTCCTGTCATCAGAGGTTTGGTGAAGACCATTGGAAGCAAGGGAAACGCTGAGGGACAGTTCCAACATCCATTTGGAGTGGCGATAAACAAAGACAAAGACATTGTCACTGCCGACACTGCCAACAACAGATTACAAGTAACCGATAAAGACGGCAAGTTTAAGAAAAGTTTGGTGTTCACACAATTTAATCATCCCTTCAGACCGTGTGACATAGTGATTTCAAGTGACAATACATACTATAGCTTAGATGACAGCAATAATcaagtagttgtcagtgatgagaatGGACATGTAATCAGAtgctttggacaaaatgagttACAAGATCCCCAGGGGATAGCTCTTAACCCTGTGGATGGCAATGTGTACGTGACAGACTATGGTGGGAATTGTGTCAGAGTTACACAAAACATGGCAAATACCTCGAGTCATTTGGGTCAAGGGTAAAGGTCAAGGGGAGTTCAATTTGCCCTGGGGCATTGCAGTGGAAAGTACAGGAATGGTTTATGTAGCAGACTGTAACAACCATCGTATCCAAGTATTCAACGCCGACAAGAAGTACTTGAATTCGTTTGACTGTAAGAGCGGGGGCCGAGGTAAGAAAAAGCCCCGAGGAATATCCATCGACAATAATACACACCTCTATGTTACGGCTCAGCCGAGGTGTCTGCTGAAGTTTGAGAGTAACGGTGATTTTGTTTGCCGCATTGATTGTGACAAGGATGGACTGAAAACCCCCACTGGTAtagcactgacagatgatgtGCCTTGCAGAGTGGTCGTGGCCGACAGTTACAATCATCGTGTCAAGGTGTTCGCGCagtgacatttttaaaatacaattgaACAAATCACATTCAATCtagatttttcatgattttagtaTGAATTGTTCCGTCATGTTTATTTGGAGCAGTCAGCTTGTTTCATGTATTTCGTATGACAAATTCGACTGGAGGAGCTCTGCTCCGTAATATGGCTATATATACTCGTGGTTAAtagtttttatacatttttgtaGAGTATTTTTATAATACTTTCAGTTCTCTTAGATTCTGAAGTTTACTACAACTTAGTAATCATTGTTTTGACACGGTTACTATAGCTAATAACGTACTTGACACTATCATAAGTCTGACAGCTTCACTGCTTTTTATGTACTTTCCACTGTTTTCGTGTTGTACTCCAAAATTATCGAAATTCCCAGTGTACAACTTGTCGATTCATTCTGTGTGTCTGTAATGTCAAACGGTATTGTTATGTTGACGACAGAATGTAAAATTATGTGTATATTCCTGACTAgaatgtttttgtcaaaataataatttatattttatcCAATTGCAACGTGTTGTGTTGGCAAGGCAAATACTTGGTATTTAAACAAACATTAGGGGTACCATTCAGAAAATGTAACTGTATTGATAAAAAAACAATACCTATATAATTAATGTTTTtgagcaataatgtaccccctcttggcccataatggacgaaagcgaACTTGTAACAACATGATGtagaggcgaagccgagtacatcacggagtgcaaagtttgcttgagtgcATTTATATGCAGAGgcgggtacattattgctattattttatagttttgtcaaTGTCGGTGAATTTAACTTCTACATGTTGATAACATTTAGAGCTGGATAATAGGATACATTATCACTACTAATCTGAGGGTAttacgtcacaaaattcactggtattgacaaacttataatataatatgttCAATATTCTGGCTATTGTCGCTTGAAAGTCATTATCAACATATTTTCCTTTGAAACCGTGCTTGTAACGCTAATGAGCTGATGAAGAAGATttctaacttttgacaattaaTTTTTATTCAAGAAAGAATACATATTACAGTGTGTAAATAAcgttattgtttacaaagtaTCGACATTTCGATGACATGGAATTGTCAACAATTAACACCAGATATTACATACAAACACGGTGTTGATAAGCTTGACACCATTTCGATACGACTTTTTGATTCAGAACAGGAAATCCTAGTATGTGAACAGAACAACACGGGAAATACTTAAAAACAGGCACAGGAGCGTTAACATATCGAGCTTTTCCATAAATCAATTTCATTCAATTTGCTGAATGTACGCAACTTAATATATCATGGCCAATGTCATGTGATGTGTGGGACAGCACTTCCTTGGAATCATTAAGTAAAAGTCATCTTGATGTGTAAAGAAAGAATAGTTTAGAAATGACATTTCGATGCTATGCAATAAATTTCATGAAGGCAAAATGCTTTCTTAGGATACTGTACGTTTTAGTTGACGATTGTGTACACCAATGTCAGGGATTGTCTACTAAAGTCAGTTTAAACATTAATGTGTCTtacatttgtttcaatttcaattgCCTGTTTTACATATCGTAATCGTATACCTTCCATTTTGTGATACATTAGGGGTTTTACTTGTCACAATCAATTTACAATATATGCGGAAAACTGCGagtgtttttgatatttttgtttttatcggGGTTTCGTTTCAAAAAAAGAGAATTGTTTAAATCCTTTCATAGTGTAATTTAAATACCTTCATCATGTACATTATTACAGGAAGGATAATACTgagaaagaaatttaaaatcCACATTTCAGTCACTTAAATTGTCATGTGCTATGTTCTCTGAATATTCTATCAATAGTCAAGTATTTTTTGTTTGCGTGAACAAAAGTAGATATATAATCTAACTTAGAAAAAACCCCGTTGAATTCActaatgttttaaaaattaattGTAGCAGAAAAGATAATATGGCCAGACAAAGCCTTGGAATTAAAGGATTTTAACGTTTAtgatttgttgtttgtttgtttgtttgtttgtaaaggGAATAGTTGCGACGAATCATTCACCTCAACAATTTTGTTTGACTTCTTGGTTAAAAAACTGTCAAACCTAACCATGCATAAAGTAGCTCAAAATGCATTCGAATAAGATGTATCAGACCTTGTTATCTGTCTACCCCATCAAAGGAATACGGAGGAATACTTTTTCTCTTTGAAAGTTAGAAGAGATCGATTTATGTATCGATTGCATTTGATGTAACGATGAAATATCGAATAATATGATGAAACAGAACCGGTAGAGGGTAACTCCTAATATCGCGGTGAAACTTTGAGTTATGAGAACCTTACCACAATTCAGCAAACACCACCGCACTGATTTTCACCCCATATATGCAGTACGCCAAATACGCAGTTCGTTCAGTCTATCAATCAATTAatgtaaatgcaaagatatttacTGTATAATCTTTTATTTGCTGTCCAGTTTTTACGGAGAAGAACACGAAGTAGTTTTTCACGGCTATTTCGCACCACACAAACAGAAAAGGACGCGTGACTAAAACATCGGATCTCACCACTTGACGGTAATCTGCGTAGGAGTTCAGGGATCTCTGCACCTCTGGACACAAACTCATATTGTATTAGAGTACAGGTGTCAAAGCATATGGGCATATAGAGTGTGCGGGCAAAAATAAGGATATTGCGACAGAAATTACGGACAGTAGACACAATGTCATGTATACCGGTCAGAACCAGTGTCACTGTTTGCtctgttatttttattattcaaaattatagcatgaCATTGCTGAGATAAAATATTCGATTTGCACTTCATGGTTCAATGGAATTCCAATGATCATCGCGCGTCTTTAAATGGTTGCGCGCGTTACCTAGCAAACGGTCCTGACACGCACTGTTGAAAGCATTTAATTCCATCATATACGTTCGCGGTTTGGTGTTTGTGTCACTTATAACAAGAAGAACCACGCGTCACTGAAGTTCTTCTTTAACTTTCAACCTGAAGAAATCTcagagaaatgaaatgtttagccGTTTGTTTACAGAAGTGTTCCACAGGTAATGTCCAACTCCGACCTTTTTTAAcaatgactttcaaatgtgttttATCGTCGCAACTTTTGACTTATTCTGACAATACTTTCGACAATTCCATTTCTAGACGTTCTCTGATAGATCAGTAGGTAGACAACGGTGCCGTTTTGCATTTTCCCGCTTTATATCGTTTATGTCGTTCTTTCTCatgaactttgaatttatgtcaTGTTATTTCACGCTAAGTTTACGTTATTTGGCGGCCGTAGACATGCCGGGTGATTGGCTTTAAATATGACATgctcattccaacttttccacagtcacacagaaactgggcagtttggattattcatacctatcttaatcctactgttcgtaatgtttatgtcgtaaacacatctatcgcacactttaaacacctttcccgggttcttgaacccggttggtcaaaattggctgttctggcccttttgatcacccctcttattggatagttgacttggaaaacaattaacattaaaagtttcattagcaattaagccaaacaccggagacatcatgagacacgaacaatcgcaacaacaccaattcaaagaaaagtcaaatttgactccacgaacagcaaaatactatctgaagctgctacactcgcacttctagagataccctttcaaacaaggaaacaaaacatgtcgcgtgcccaaagaatcgcgataaaccagcttgcaaacagtagaccaattaccataaaaacccttcgacaagggtcgggttttgtctttgtcaacacaaaagattacgtacacgaatgcgaaaggcaattacgcaacactacgacacagaacaaacagtaaacacagtacacgaactattaaacaaaatgtacgagaacaaacacatcgatcatgatacttgtaagtatcttgatccagaaaacataaaTCCGTACCctgcagtggtacttattgccgaAAAatcacaaacctcggcaaaattctaaaagacacactattcaacgaaaacaaaatttactgaagtaaagaaacatagaacaaacaaactgaaccaccaaacggactcacaacgagacccaaacatcaatatacttgcctcgctactcgaagagcaagaccactaaaatgcattaaaataatttttcacaaacacaaactaaggaaagaatctacactgcgactgatgagaaaccacactcgggtttcgaaacgcaagcgtcaaagggccactctatcaactctgtaacacaataggtccggctgcgtctcgccataagctttccccacacaaacaaaacattaccgtacacactgatccaaacttccctacaaatacccgaggcgaaacaaacatttttgtgaacacaaacaatcggataagaatgtaggaacacatttttgaaacgaatcaaacacaaactcgacacaaaaacatttttgatagttaggtgggagcctctttcacactttttacattcattgctcttgtgtggggggttgtcaacctgatgtaatcgcaaatcctcagatttccatctgatataagtatgtacgtacacaagaaaagtaaactcatgaattttaatagacggggtggctgagaccaattTCAATCAAGATTGGTCgcagccaccccgtctaagtctgtgtggggaaaagttgtcatgtttTACTTATAcgtattttcattgcattctgAAGTTCCCAAATCAAAGTATAGATATGCGAAAAAATGCTAAGTGAATAAAAAATATGCTGCTATGCGCCAAAATAGTATAAGCGTGTTCACCTTCGGTTTAATTTCTTAAATAAGTAACCAAGTGAAGATATCGCAAAGCATAACTGCGGTTCTTAAAATAGAGGTGACAATTAATGGCAAagagatgttaaagtttatttatttattttatttttctcggaaGGTTTCAGAGAAGCTTTGCGTCGTTATTTTCCTCGCTTGGAGAAGTTGTTATGGAGCAAGGCTGATGAGTACAGATTGATTAAAGCGGTGCTTGGGTTCTGTTTTGGTTCAGCGGTTGGTGTCAGTCAGTGTTCACGAAGTAGTTCCTTTCTCAGGTCCTATCTCTCGGCGAGAAATCTTCTTTTTCTGAGATTTTAGTTGATTTTTTCAGGATACGATGCTCATCCTTGAGTTTCTTCAAATGGTAGAAGCTTAACAACAAAACTAGTTTGGAGtaagtttttttcaaatctgttTTCAAGCACGCCGATAAGCTGTGATGTATGGCATTCACCCCCTAAATTGCACTAAAATAATGTAGCGTACGGTTCCTCGCCTACATTAATTGAAACTTGACGACTCTTGATTTGTTTTCGTATTTTCTTATTTTCAGTGAATGCCGTTTTAGTTATCTATTCTTTTCACAGTTACAGTgcgacattttcaaaatctttgtgATTTGAAGTGATTGTCAGGCGACTCATACATTATTTTCGATTAagtctttaaaatacaaaacacgtAGTTCTCTCATCCCGACTTTCAGTTCTTTATTTTACTGTGTTGATCTGGCTACCTTTCACTGATGGAGAAAAGTTGCTGATAGGGGGCGCTCTGAAGGCGCAACTGGCTATAGGCTTTGCAACACCCACTCAGATTCCGATGTACCATAATCCTGGTTATCCCGTATCTGTTCAGCAATTATGGCAGAAATATCCTCAGCACCATGACTATCGCTATATTACTGAGTGGTAAGTTGTTTTGAATCAAGGTATAAAAATTTCACGGTGTTCGTACTTGCAGTGTGAATTCGAACAACACACTTAACGATTTAACTAattcttttagtgaaaaaaaaacacctaTGTTTAGAGAATAACAATGTGTGAAGATCCTCTTAGTGCTATactggagttgctttccctttactagcCAGTTTATTATTCCAAAGCATTAATAATAAAAATCCCATTATAATCCCTCTGGCTGAATAGTTAATATTTACATCGTGTCATCAGCAAGTTGTGTAAGATGATATCGACTATAACAAAACTGCTATCATCACGATCACCGTCATCAACATTATCGTTGTTGTCGACATCACCATCATAATCCgaagcagcagcagcaacatcATCGTCGCCGTATCTGGATTGTTCTTCGTCATTCATTTGTGATGACTATGATGAACAGTTTCgctatcaccatcatcatcatcatcatcatcatcgttacatgttattatcatttttttcgtTGATCTCCTTTGGTTGCCATAATGAGATGTACTGTATCATCGAAGTATTCCCTTTGTTTATGTAAGGTCCTGTCACAAACATATTCACCAACGCCAGGGAGCTTTAACGGTCCATCAGCTGTACTGCATCACTGACCTACAACAACAGTAAATTACTCTACGAACTAATGCATCAACCCTTTTCAGATGTCCTCAAAGATATACAGGTAACAAACTCAcccttgaactttgacccctgaGGTGATCTTTCAAAGCCATTgagaaaactttatttgattttgtcaaagaaataaTGTGGAAAACTGTGATAAGATATAATCCTAAGGCTATTCATGCAGTATACGGTAGAAGGCAGTTGACAAtgtacaattttacaatttggACTCTTGACGAGTTGTTAGTGTATGTTGCCGAAATCAGAATCTGTTGTTTGGtctaaatttacaaaataatcgTGAAAATCGTTCAAAGATGAagcttttgaattttgtatagAAATGGCATCAGATCTGTTTTGGTTTGTTATCCCAGTCTCAGAGTAAAGACATGACATATcaggaaaagaaaaaagaatttgTCAAAATAGAAGAGGAAGTTGAGTCTGAGAGACCAAGAGAAAATAATTACATAGACAAACTGGATTAAAGATGCAAAGGTTAATCACTTTATAATGTACGACACAATGTTTTACGCATGTAATGACGTGGAGTGacttaaggttgtatgcgcctcgaaggtgaaagacttaagcttttgctAAAACCTTCCTcatggaatctttcaaccactctctttaaaaatcaagaataaaaatcggggtcacgtTGCAAATCTTGGAAACGTACCATACCATAGGGTACCATAGGGACTACCATAGGGTAGGCCTAGCCCGACCTACATACAGTTTAAAGGGTGAACGAGTTAAAGGTGCACAATAtccgggtcaaaggtcaatcatGATAATCTCTCACTGTCTCACAGACTCTTTTCAATATGCTTGACAATAATGGGTGAAAGAACAATTGTGGTTGAAAATCATACTTCACATTACTTTATTtacttcatttctcagcaacaCACTCAAGCAGTTCAGTAACGTGATGCAAAAATTGTAAGTATACAAAAGCTAACTCAGATACACCACTTTCAATTCTCAATATTTCAATCCAGGCTGATCACAGCATACAGAAAATCACTCTGATACAGTTTTCCAAAGCTGTGTTGTACGTTGTTTGACTTTGCTTGGACTTGGCAAGAAACGCTGTCTGATCTGTAAGGAAAGAGAGGATGCCAACACACATCACTGTGAATCTGAGAACTGTAACATGGCCTACTGCAGAGAGGTTTGGGAAGACATACAGGGTGGTTAATAAAGTTATGAAACGCTGAAAAGTGTGTTGGGAAGAAATACAGGAAGGCGGAtaaaagttttgaaacaatAGAAGGATGCATGACTGAAGAAGTCTGCTGGACTCAAACTAGACAACTTTACAAATTAACATAATTCTAAGGGGTTCGGTTAACTATTGTTTCATGAAGCAGTAGGAGGCTCCCTAAGAAAGTCTAATTGTTTTTATATGTAAGATTTTGCCCAGTCTTCTTTAAGTATGCAGGTAATGattatttgaaatgtaatatgTGGTCTGTGAATGTCACTTTCTATAAACTGAAAAGTAACAGGAATATGCTATGTAGAGTCAACTGTATCACTATAATGAAACTCTACAGCAAAATGATTGTTTCATATTGTTCTGATGTCTGACTTTGGTTACATGATTTAATTTGATTAGAAGCTATTGCAGCTGTTAAGCAAAAAAAGTCAACAAGTTTAATGATTGGTTCAAAACGGTCACCTGATCATCATTGCAGACATTCAAAACGAAATCGCAATTGGTTAAAATTGATCACATGGCTAATGTATGAGACATTTAAAACCAAATCAGTGCATCATGATCTCCTCTTGGCAACTCAATTTGCACCACTGCCCATGTATTTTATGAAGAAATCCAAAATACAtatcttatttttatttttactgcaATTTGTCTGTGAACATCAATTTCTGAATCCTCTTTTCAGGAGGTCTGTTATGACAGTTCTCCACCAGATTCCGATGAAAGTACATTATCAAGTGACATGGAGATGGAATGAAATCCGACCATTTTATTGGCAGTCAATAactaattaaacaaaatgttcTTCACTAACCAATCACTGAACAGCTTGTATTTGACAATTTGAAGTCATTGAAAGCTGAAATAAATAATGAGGTATTTTTCAAGGTTTTTTGCCACAATAGTCTTTTTTGAGAAA is a window encoding:
- the LOC139124354 gene encoding E3 ubiquitin-protein ligase TRIM71-like, which produces MESFVDSEVVVQQGTVQKRVWESGKTPAVGDDSLQRKINEAGRLKGATLDSVVHEAQCEESYQNFERQKHVRLRSEHVHRDLKDAADEYLTELKAMVDKLKVKEQEAEKNKTLAKQIHFDLTERYSREERMVRMKAEEIIKKTKREEQRLIDELNHIYTEKITKAATDIDDLELKHANIKTACTYLETLMHHGNSAHLFSTRANALPRIQQLLGVFIKPCVQNVDLFEANEKLNEIGMLGSLRSDGGTSTCTDENIPNQQVKGNSADLLITTRDSSGKQVIPKQQVKAKVRKPCGALEELSVSDNEDGTYTVTLCRQVDDVHEVTVTIGNHPPQESPVIRGLVKTIGSKGNAEGQFQHPFGVAINKDKDIVTADTANNRLQVTDKDGKFKKSLVFTQFNHPFRPCDIVISSDNTYYSLDDSNNQVVVSDENGHVIRCFGQNELQDPQGIALNPVDGNVYVTDYGGNCVRVTQNMANTSSHLGQG